The genomic DNA atttttttagaCAATAGCACCAAAATAGTTGGGACAATGTTCACAACAATACTGGTGTTTAGGAAAACCAAAATTAATAATGAAGGGCAAATAAGTCAAATTAAATTAGAGTAATTCTTTGGGAAAAAGTGAAATTTAAGCCATTCTACCATAAATCATGCAATCCATTTACTACCAGCCAACAATAAAAGAGAATTCAGAGGACCTCATTTTTACTTCATGACTTTCTATGTTTCTGGGGGCTGACTTACCCTGTCAGACGCATACACAAGATCGAATAGCCTAAGAATGGTGACAGAGATTCCCACAGCTGGACCATTGACCACTGCGACCAGAGGCTTAGGAAAATCTATGAAACAGCCCACAAAATCCctacagaaatggaaatacaaaagcaTAGTTAAATgagctggaggagataatgctaagtgaaataagtcaagcagagaaagacaatgatcgtatggtttcactcctatgtggaacataagaagagCGGGAGGACCACAGGGACGGAGGGAACactgaacgggaagaaatcagagagggagacagaccatgaaagactctggaccccgggaaacaaactgagggttacagaagggaggggggtgggggaacggggtgaccgggtgatgggtattaaggagggcacgcgtggtgatgagcactgggtgttatatgccactaatgaatcgctgaaccctgcatcaaaaactaatgatgtcctatatgctggctaagtgaacataataataataataataataataataaaaaatgtcccAACGCAGCATGAATGAAGTACAATACGGAAGACAACTTGAGTCTGAAAAGAACTCTGGCCGGCCTGAACACCCATCTGGATGGCATCTGATGGAAACTGCTCGACTGCGTCCTCTACGCTTGACCTTGGTTCCGCTGTGTATTCTAGGCCAGGGCAGGGCTGTACGCCAGCTGCAGACTTAGAGCTTAGGGTGCTTGGCCGAGCAGCATAGGCTGCAATATTATAGCTCCGCAGGAATGAGGAACCCGGCAGGGATACGTGAGTTGTGAAGAGAGAGGCCTTCATGTCCTCTGTGCTGAGACTACTTCACGTGCCCCATGACCAGCAGTCATGGAAATCAGGCATTCCTCTGGCCGAATGAGAATTGGCTAAATCTCTCTGCTTCAATGtgagagaacttttttttttttttttaacaactgcaGTTGACTTCTCTGCTTTCTAATCAAATCTCATGCAGAGCAGCAGAATGAGCAGGTAACAGAAGTTAAAGTGACAGGATAAATGCCCACATCTCGATCAAGGCGGTCTGGAGAAATACACTTGTCCAAAGCCACATGAACGACACTGACACAAAGAAGCATCTATCTTACTTCTGCTGCACTAAGTAACACTCTGATGACTATGAATGAGTCCACGGGGATCAGACACATGTCAGTCTTACCTCAGTAAAATGGCACCCCTTCTAGCTCTCTCCTCTAGTTCATCAGGGGAAATAACGAAATTAGTCAGATCATTTCCACTGGAGAAATAACTACCATTTCCTGTAAATAAAATCAACAGAgtcaccattcattcattctgtaatTACTGAgtatctgctatgtgccaggctccaCGGCAAGCACTGGAAATACACTGGTGAGCCAGCCATGGCTCTTGCCCTAATTTACAGACAGGTGAGTAAGCTGACATCGATTCAAAAACATACTAACAAATGCAGGCAATGCAACTCTGATACAAAGGAGAAGTACTTGATGATAATATGAGAGTGTGTCACGGGATTTATTCTAACCTGGAGGTTTAAGGAGGGATGTTTCTAAGGAAGGAACAACTGAATTGAGATCCCTGGAAAAAGAAGGGTAGGAAGAATTCATGCAGAgggaagcatgtgcaaaggtcctgtgaaGGGGGTAACTCTGGCCACTGTGCCAGAGCAGAAAATCCCAGAGGGCAAGCTGGTGTAGGATGAGGACAGGCAGGATGGGCCATGCAGGTCTTTGCTGATCTGTTAAGATGTTTTGACTTTTATTCTAAGAGCCACTGAAGATGTTTTGTGTTAAAGCATAATTTACATATAAGAACaccgattttattttttttaattttttttaaagaatttatttatttatttgacggagagagagagacagccagtgacagagggaacacaggcaggtggagtgggagaagaagaagcaggctcccagtggagcagggagcctgatgcggggctcaatcccaggaccctgggatcaggccctaggccgaaggcagacgcttaatgactgagccacccaggcgccccaagaacaccAATTTTAAACACGCAGTTCAATGATTTTGATGACCACAAATACCTGCGTGATCACCTCCTGAAACAAGATGCGGGACATTTCTACCATCCCACAAAGGTCCCCTAAGCTCCTTTCCAGCCATCCCACCCACCCTGCCCCAACACAACCACTTTCTGACTTCAATCACCATAGAATACTTTGGcctattttagaaattttatcaaCAAAATCCCATAATATGTACTCTTGGGTCTGTGTTCTCCTCACTGAACTATGTCTTAAAGATTCGCCTATATTCTCATATCGGTTCTTCAATCCTTTATACTGCTGAGTAGTTTTCCACGTAGGACTAGTCAACAATCTGTTTACTCATCTGTTGGTGGGCATGAGTTGTTTTTGGCTCCTGTGAATTGGATCACAAATCATTCTGTGGATACAGGCTTAATTTATCTGAAGTCACTGCTGAGGAGTGGGCTGACGTGCCGCTGAGCTGGTATGTGTTTCGGTCCATAAGAAGCTGACAGTTTCCTGAAGTGATCTCGTAGCAGAAATGCGGAGACGTTCTAGTTCTTCCGCATCATCACCAATATTTCACATTGTCTTTTAGACTTTAGTCATTCTAGTGGGTGAAATACCGCACTgcgattttaatttgcatttctttgaagGCTAATGAGAttaagcacattttcatgtatttattggcaatCTGTGTATCTTTTATGAAGTGTCCAAGTCGTTTATCTAGTTTTAAAGtctggtggtggttgttgttgttaatttctaaggagttctttatatattctggatattaatccttaATCAGATTTATGTTTGGCAAatattccccctcccccagcctgtaGTACttgtatgttcattttcttactaTTGTCTTTGATAAGCCGGTATTTTAAATTCTGATGAAGTCTAAGTTGTAAATAGTTTCTTTTATGGTTAATGCTTTTTGTGCCCTGTCCAAGAAATCTCTGTCTACTTCGAGGTCACAAAGatactgttttcttctagaagctttatgtTTCTGGGTTTTATGCTTACATGacttttaaattagtttttgtaTAGGGTGTAAGATGGGGTTGAAGTTCATTTTCCCCCATATGGATAGTTAGTTGTTCTGGCACCATTTGTCAaaggagttttctttttccactaaCTTGTCTTGGTGCTGAAGAAGTTTTAAATGGGGGAGGAATAAGATTTGTATTTGGAAGAAGATTCCACTGGATGTAGTGAGACTGGACAAGGCATGGGAGAGAGGAGGacaaaaggaaatcagaaagatGAGACAGGCCTTATTTCAGCTCAGACAAGAGTCCACGGTGGCTTGGACTAGTGCGGAGGAGACAGACAAAAGGGCCGACTCCAGAGCTACTGAGGAAGTGAAATAGGATCAGACAGGACATGGGAGGGGAGAGAGCGACAAGGTCAATGACGTATGTTAGGGTTCTGGTCGACGTGACAGGGTAGACGTGGAGCCACCCAGTGTGATTTGGAACACGGGAAAAGCTCCGGAGAGAAAGACGCAGGAGGTGACACCTCTGAAGAAGTGCCAGGTGGGTACACCGGTCGGGAGCCCTGGGGAGTGTCCTGACCAAAGACACCAAGGCGGGGAGGCACCAGCATCTGGACTTCCGTTGGAGAGTGGGCATGGATGCGGGGTCCAGGGAGAGCAAGAAGCGAGAAGAGAACACTGCCCAGAACTAAGCCTTCAGGaactctccctcccttttgctgGCCACACAGAGGATGAACCTACAAAGATCTGGGCCAGCAGATCGGAGGGGCAGGCTGTGCCACTGAAGCCGAGGGCAGACAGACGTTTAAGAAGGAGGGAAAGTCAGATGAAGCCTGAAAAAGGTCCCAAGGATTTAATGATACAAAGGTCAGGGTGGGGATCTAAGCGAAAGGTAGAGACCACACTGGAATGGGCTCAAGGGCAAGTTTCAAAGGAAAAATTCGGAAGACATGTTTGTTTTGTATTGGGCTTTGGACAGTTATATCTGGGGAACTGAGAAACAGCTATACTTGTTATCGGCAGTATTTTTACATAATAaatgttctttgattttttcttACATTACTATCAGGAGTCAATGGTGtcataaatagtatttttaatacttCCATGGGTAATAAAACTTCTTTTCCAAGCACATTGTTATGCTGGTCCTCAatgtatgtataaaaaataaacagcgGAGCTTTTCTATGGACTCAAAATGGAAGTGatagacaagagaaagaaaagaaaagtgcctGGGAGTGTTCAGGAAAAAAGCTAGAGAGAAAACCACAACCACTGAAGAATGATGCCATTAGAGGCTGTAAAAAGGACAGACATTGCTAAAAATGCAACCGGAGTATAAGATTGAGACTAGTGAGCAAAGCAACAGAAGACAAGAGTtaagaattcagagaaaataaaagacaacagtCCCAGCAGACCAGACATTCTCTTCTATAACTAGGTTTCTTTCAGAAAGAACAGACCAATTGGAACAAAAACATTCGGAGACATTATcaaagaaaacttaaaacaagGCCTTACTAATCAGTTTTAACATGGTACATATGTTCTATGGAAAAGTAATAAAGAATGGGAAAGTATCTCCTGGTCAtctagggggaaaagaaagatcctataaaaacaaaattaatgtcAGCCTTGAACTTCTTCATAACAGACTATAGACTCGGAAGAGAGGTTCTGTGGGGTGTTGAGAAACGCATGCTCCCTTCCTCGCCTCTCGTAGGGACAACCACAGACCCTGTCCGAGGGGAATAGTGCAAGCTAGAGATATTGATGGGTACCACACAAAGCTATCAAAGCAATTactaaaagcaggaaaaataactttcaaaCCATGAGCAGTAAAACACATCCCAAGGAAAAAACAGACCATGAAGTAAAAAACAACAGTGAAAGGAAGCATTACAAGTAGTACGCATGGAAGGTGCCAGAACGAAAATGTAACAATCTGTCCTATACATAAATCTCAACAGGTAAAGGGgcctttatgaaaaaaaaaattcagactggATCAAAGAGGGAAAAATCTAACAATGTGTGTTATAAGACACAGACTGCAAAAAGGAAttcagaaagacagaaagctGAAAGGACGTTCATATTTGACAAGGTGGACTTGAAGTGAGACCAAAGATGACCATTTTATAATAACGGATAACTCTCCTCAAGTGTTCTAGTGTCAATAAGATAAAAAAACACGCTTTAGAGCAAATTTGTTTTTGACATGAAGGAGAAGCTGAAAGAAACATAATAGCAATAAATgcctttaatttactttttttttaaagattttatttatttatttgacagagacagccagcaagagagggaacacagcagggggagtgggagaggaagaagcaggctcccagcggaggagcccgatgtgggactcgatcccagaacgccgggatcacgccctgagccgaaggcagacgctttaacgactgtgctacccaggcgcccctaatttactTTTTTCAGTCTGAGATTAATtagaagacaaaaacagaattgGGGGAATCTAACCTAAATTAGAAAGGTCAGTCTAACTGATAGATTTTTAATTCTATACCTTAAAAGAATGAACTTATTTTTGAATTCCTGGATGATACAAAAATTGGCCattttccagttatttatttTCAAGGTAGAGAGTTCAATATAGAGcaatatacacaaaatttaatagatttttaaaaagtaaatctagtggggcgcctgggtggctcagtcagttaagcctccaactcctgattacggctcaggtcatgatctcagggccgtgagattgagccctgtgtcaggctctgcgctgcgtacagagcctgcttatgattcgttctttccctcctcctctacctACCACCCCAtgcccaaaataaataaataaatagtaaatctAGTAAAACTGATCATCTCTGATTATAATTTACTGAAGCCAGGAATCaataacagaaatggaaaactaaaaactaaccaaccaaataaacaacaacaaaaaaaacctttcaggACATTTAAGGAACTATCATTATTATGTAACGCTTGgatcaaagaggaaatagaaaccaaaagtgaagaatatatagaaaataactATAGGAAAAGCAGTATTTATCAAAACTTAACTTTTCAGCTTTCCCATCTATAGAATAAGGGTAATTATAGGGCCTAACTCACTGGGTTTGTTGCAAGGAAggttataaaaagttaaaaataataaaaataaaaccttaaaaagaataGAGTACTAGAAAAGGCCTCAGAGCTATTTACTCAATTTCCTATTTGGTAGGAAATCCCCCCAAATAGAAATTTAATTATTAAGAAATCCAAGAAAATGTCTTACCTGTTAAAACAGTTATGGTAGAGTCATCCTTGCTTGCGGCTTCAAGTGCAAGCATGATTTCCTGATACATCTATGTGAAAGGgggagacaagaaaaagaaagaactctgaAAATGACAACTATCACGTGGGATTCACTAAAAGTCAGTCTGTAAGCCTGTCCTCTGCAAAGCGCCAACTGTTGCGTTGGTTGTATTTACATAACCAAAAAGGCGGCCCAAAACAGTCAAAAGGATTGTCATTCCTTTTACAGTTACTTGGCGTGTATTATGTACCATGTGCTCTCGTGGACACTGGGGGATATAGCCGCCTTTCCCCAAAAGTGAACAGTAAGACCTAGTCCTTGAGCTTTTGGAATTGACAGAGAGGGGGAGCTCTAAAATGGTAGACAGTACAACACGGCAGACAGCTTGGAGGAAGCACTGGTGTCGAGCATGGGTAGCACGGGAGGCAGCCAGAGGCAGATTTCCATGAAGCAGTTTTTCAGCTGGGACCTCAAAAAAGAGCATGTGTGTCCCAGGCAGTCTGGAAAGTCTTCAAGGCTGGGATTTCAAGACACTGTAATGGTAGCCAAAGACAATGGGTCCAATATTTTAAATCAGCAATGTCTCTGAAAATCCTGGAGGTGTCGTTAATAGCTTTCAATGCACTGGTGCCATTTTTACCTCAGATAAGACGTTAGTGTGAGAGAATGATGAGAGGGTTGATATTTATGGACACAcagacactgaaaaaaaaatacggACTTGACATAATAGTTGAGTAAAGGTGAAATCGTATTCACTGAGGGAGGGAACGAGGAAATAACTCCATTATTATTATGGTTATGATGATGCACCATGACAGGGCAATTGGCCAGAGCTGGGATTAGGAGATGGATATATTAGGGTTTCAATTTAGGTTTTCCAGCTTATTAGTTATGTGAATTTGAGCAAGTTACTACTTaacctaattattttattgttaaatagtATTAAAAGTAGGCTCCTTGTGGGATTTAAAGAAACCTCTGTGTGGCAAGTGCTGACACACACTAGGCACTCTGTAAAGATAGCTGCTGTTACTAAcctcatcatcatcaccatcatcaccaccaccatcaccaccaccatcaccaccaccatcatcaccatcaccaccatcatcaccatcatcatcaccatcatcatcaccatcaccaccatcatcaccaccatcaccaccaccatcatcaccatcatcatcaccatcaccaccatcatcaccaccatcatcaccaccatcaccaccaccatcaccaccatcatcatcaccaccatcatcatcaccatcatcaccaccatcatcaccaccatcaccaccaccatcatcaccatcatcatcaccatcaccaccatcatcaccatcatcatcaccaccatcatcaccatcatcatcatcatcaccaccatcatcaccaccatcaccaccaccatcatcatcaccatcaccaccatcatcaccaccatcatcaccaccatcaccaccaccatcaccaccatcatcatcatcaccaccatcaccaccatcaccaccaccatcatcaccatcatcatcaccatcaccaccatcatcaccaccatcatcaccaccatcaccaccaccatcatcaccatcatcatcatcatcaccatcatcaccgtcatcatcaccatcatcaccaccaccaccaccaccatcatcaccatcatcatcaccaccatcatcatcaccatgatTACACAGAAATGAGGCAAAGGCAATTAAATTTTGAGGATCAAATGTTTTACTAAGTCAATGGCACATATCCAACTTCATGGAATTCTTATTTAACACTGTTTTAAGTGAGCAGGCTCTTTCTGCTACAATGTAGATGATAAACCCAATGAAAAGGGTTATAGCCCCTCAAATTTTACTTGCAGTTCAACACCAAGCAGCCAATTAATTCCCTATAATTTTTTCAAGAGGAAGTGGGGGAAgaggttatttttattatcattctaGTTTGATGAAAGACTCAAAAATCAAAGGAGCTCTTGTGAGGCAGCTCATTTGAGGCAGAGCTGGGCTATGTTACATTTAAGATGAaggtcttctttcctttctccctctacGTATATAAAAGAAAGGTCCACGCAGCTTGAACAGTACTCACTCTCAAGTCTAAGTGACATGAGCAAAGTCTGGGGACGGTCTACATCAACCTTAGAGAACCTCTAGACATATTCTCTTGTATCaatgtatatttcatttttattaatttaattatttgtgcTTCCATCATTAGGAAAGTTGCAGTGCTTTTTTGGACACATGGAACCTACCCGACGCCAACAAATTCTAAATAACAAATGTTCAACTCAGCTGTGTGAAGAAGTAGCCACCATTACTAATCTTCCTGCACAAATCAAACAAGAGATCACGAAAATAGCAATGATGCTGAAACATTCTAGTTGTTGAGTGAAtcagacagaggaaggaaagaaaagcaggacaAACGCCAAGGGCAGGTCATGTTACCTGTGTGGTCAACGCATTCATTTTGGTGGGCCGGTTCAACATGATCTTTGTGATGCCGTCTTCAGAGGTCATCACCAGGGTTTCGTAACCAGCTTGTTTCCTGTCTGCTTCAGGCTTCACTTGGCTAGAGGAGTCAGACGAAGAACTCAGACCAGACACCAAATCCACATAGTTCTGCCTAGCAGTTTCCTGAAGAGAAGGTAACAAATAACTTCAGCCCATGGTCAATAAATAAGCACTTCGAGAAACTTATGATGCTAAGAAACACCACCTTGCAATGAAGAAAGAAGTCTGATTCAACAGAATCCAACCAGATCTTGCAGGTTCCACCTCCAATGGTTTAATAATGAGAAGCACCCAACTTCCTTCAGGAATACAgcaagtaaaataaaagcaaagtagCAAGTAAATTTACCTTGGGCAGATTGCCAAGAGCATTCCACGCATCCCATTTGGCCTTATTGATCAAGTCAAACACACCTGGCTTAGGTGTATTACAAGGTCCTTCAGTGGCCTGTGAGAAGGAGAGGGGCAATTATCGGTCAAGTGTCCATGCAAACTAGAGTGTCAAATATTTAAGATCCACAAAATACACAGCTAGGGTGAATGCGCCTTCCCCTCCCGAACACTTTTAGAAGATACGTAAATTCATCTTAATTTTCCCCTTGTGCTCTCTTCGATGCTGCTGCTGAAAATACACAACAGAAAAAAGATGGGAGAACATGTGCCATCAGCTCTCAGTCCCTAAAATAAGTTATAAATGCCTGCGTATGAAAACAACGGAACACAAGGGTGTCGgcaaagtgctttttaaaaacttcctagAGCTCATTAGTTTTATACTGATGATCCCATTTTTCACAGACAATCAAAATATTCAAGCAAACCATCTTCAAAAGTAACCAGCCAACAAACATTTGGAAACCTACCGTATATTCTGAAAGCCCACTCcaaggtacaaaaaaaaaaaaaaataccactaatTCAGTGGTGGATTTCTGCCAATTGAACAGAGTCCCTGGGGTAGCAGGAATGGGAGGGTGTCAGAGCCACTGGTCCTCTGGAAACTTAAATGAAGCCCATGCAAATAGGAACCATGAAAACAACTAAATTTTACTTGTTTGAGAGTAGGTGGAGTGAGTGTTTTGAGATGAATATCCCACGCCGCTTACATAGCCACATGTAAAAGCTTGAAATTAATAATTAgctaaaagaggaaagaagaaagaggttttgaaaaacaaaggcaGTGGAGGAGGCTTAGACTTTCCAAAGACAAAGAGACAAGGGTCACCCTGCAAGAGGGAGACACCTGAGAAGTGAGAGGCAACACGATCCGCAagtccccctccccacaccaggcCTGGAGTCAGGAAACTCCCAGAACAGATGTCGGATAATGCCCAGGGAGGACTGCCCACTGGGGAAGCTCACTCAAACCTTGGTGTTCAGAGTTTTCGTTTGGGGCTCCATGGCGCCGGCATGAATGAATACGTAGCCAGGAGCCCCCACTCAAAATCACACTGTTAGACTCTCAGGCCGACAAAGACACTCCTTAGCAGGCATGATCTTGGGAGGGCTTAGGGATTACCTCCCAGAAGTCAAGGGCAAAGCCTTGGCCTCTCTCTGAGCAAAGTCAAATTCTTCACTATACACACCTGTAAGACACTAAGGAAGGCTCAGACCGATCGCGGGAAGAGGAAAACAGATCACACACAGGGGCCCCGACCAGCTGACTTCCCAACGTGGTCCTTAGACATCACAATTtacaaatttcagttttaaatttttgttatgcaaattttcaaacatatagaAAAGTAGAATGTTATAACGAATGCCCAATACTCGACCTAACTCAATAACTATCATTTTTTTGCCATACTTGCTTTGTCcatcctttcctttctcattttagcAAATCCCAAACGCCATTCCATTTTACCCTTACAGATCGAGTGTGCATCCCTAAAGAACACCAACATTTTCTTATATAACCGTGTTCTTACATAACAACTCCTGGGTGTCAGCTAATACTCAGTCCACATTTAAATTTCCCCAGTGGCTTCGAAAAAACTTTCAGTTGCTTTTTTCTGGTCAGAAGCCAGAGAAGGTCTACACCTGTGATGGTTATCTCTTTTAagtctctctgactccagagtGACCCTGACACGTTACTTTTTGCCTTAACAGTACAGCAAAGACTAATATACAAAAACTCTCATGTAGACACTCTTCAGAGGAGCGGCAATACAAGCCCTAAAAACAGGAGCTATCTGCACAGAACATCTCTATGTCAGAGCTCAGGCACCTACCTGCTTATAGTGCGCATAGAGTTTGAGTTTCACTTCATTTCCTGGGTCCTTCTTCAGCAGTTTCATCTGATTCACTGCACTCTCAAAATCCTTCTGACTAGCTCCCATCGCTGTCTTGCTCATGTGCAGCTGTGCTGGGACCTGCAGGGAACTGCAAACAGGCAGACTGATTTCGAATTGCTGCCAATCCTTAGCCACCAAAATGCTCTGTTTCTCCTGAAATATGTTCCCTATGCCTGCCCCTATACAAGCTGGCTGCAAACGGTTAGTggtgtaggggccaagggcaggccgcCCCAAGATGGGCCTTTGGCGTGAGcaatattttgagttaaaagcaagcAAAgcccagcagatgcaggaaaagctctctgACTGCCCACCAACTGCCTAAGTTTACATTGGAAAGAACagtctgtaccaggaagagagccatTAACAGAGATTCCTCTTAATCTAAGAAACTTATTTGTGTGATGGGACAATCTTTGTGTTCCCAAGatctcctctcaccttcctgctaatggtcttCCTCCACTTTGTATCCTCAGACTCCCAACCCTTCTCCCTAGCTAAGAATGTAAGCTTCAAAATAGAAGTCATGTAAGCCTCATgctgcctgtctttggaatttcatgtcCATGTGGATTCCCTATATATATGAAaccaaatttgattttctcccgttaatctgtctcatatcaatttgattcttaatccacctagaaggaccttgaagggcagaataaatttcttctttcccaacAGTGGTTTCCAAAATGATCCCTAAAAAGAGAAATCATTACAGAAGCTAACTGTAGTAatcttaaaataaaggaaaagctaCAATCCAGCACAGCATTTGCAGCAATTCAAATTAAATACTGACAGAAGCAGCTGGAACCCACCTGAATGGCTGTGTAAATTTTGCCACAGGCAAGAAAGTGAATGACAGTCACTGCAAGATGGAAGTGAGCAGAAGACTGAGCCTGAAAAGGTCAAGTGCACAGAATTTAGTCCTTTGTGCCCTCAATA from Ursus arctos isolate Adak ecotype North America unplaced genomic scaffold, UrsArc2.0 scaffold_31, whole genome shotgun sequence includes the following:
- the ECI2 gene encoding enoyl-CoA delta isomerase 2 isoform X1 — translated: MSKTAMGASQKDFESAVNQMKLLKKDPGNEVKLKLYAHYKQATEGPCNTPKPGVFDLINKAKWDAWNALGNLPKETARQNYVDLVSGLSSSSDSSSQVKPEADRKQAGYETLVMTSEDGITKIMLNRPTKMNALTTQMYQEIMLALEAASKDDSTITVLTGNGSYFSSGNDLTNFVISPDELEERARRGAILLRDFVGCFIDFPKPLVAVVNGPAVGISVTILRLFDLVYASDRATFHTPFSHLGQTPEACSSYTFPNLMGPAKAAEMLIFGKKLTAAEACARGLVTEVFPDSTFQKEVWTRLKAYSKLPRNALRISKQMIRNHEKEKLHTINAEESRILQERWRSDECMNAIMSFLSQKAKL
- the ECI2 gene encoding enoyl-CoA delta isomerase 2 isoform X2, which translates into the protein MVVGCLEGHHCEHQFFAYGLSTVHRYFLFLCLLETSRLKLLIVLAVSALLLVGWLNFLGSLQVPAQLHMSKTAMGASQKDFESAVNQMKLLKKDPGNEVKLKLYAHYKQATEGPCNTPKPGVFDLINKAKWDAWNALGNLPKETARQNYVDLVSGLSSSSDSSSQVKPEADRKQAGYETLVMTSEDGITKIMLNRPTKMNALTTQMYQEIMLALEAASKDDSTITVLTGNGSYFSSGNDLTNFVISPDELEERARRGAILLRDFVGCFIDFPKPLVAVVNGPAVGISVTILRLFDLVYASDRATFHTPFSHLGQTPEACSSYTFPNLMGPAKAAEMLIFGKKLTAAEACARGLVTEVFPDSTFQKEVWTRLKAYSKLPRNALRISKQMIRNHEKEKLHTINAEESRILQERWRSDECMNAIMSFLSQKAKL
- the ECI2 gene encoding enoyl-CoA delta isomerase 2 isoform X3, which produces MAGVTGRLVRGWCLRAVRSSLQVPAQLHMSKTAMGASQKDFESAVNQMKLLKKDPGNEVKLKLYAHYKQATEGPCNTPKPGVFDLINKAKWDAWNALGNLPKETARQNYVDLVSGLSSSSDSSSQVKPEADRKQAGYETLVMTSEDGITKIMLNRPTKMNALTTQMYQEIMLALEAASKDDSTITVLTGNGSYFSSGNDLTNFVISPDELEERARRGAILLRDFVGCFIDFPKPLVAVVNGPAVGISVTILRLFDLVYASDRATFHTPFSHLGQTPEACSSYTFPNLMGPAKAAEMLIFGKKLTAAEACARGLVTEVFPDSTFQKEVWTRLKAYSKLPRNALRISKQMIRNHEKEKLHTINAEESRILQERWRSDECMNAIMSFLSQKAKL